In Zerene cesonia ecotype Mississippi chromosome 17, Zerene_cesonia_1.1, whole genome shotgun sequence, a single genomic region encodes these proteins:
- the LOC119833179 gene encoding proline-rich extensin-like protein EPR1 isoform X3, whose amino-acid sequence MPPVLGEAREGSKRAAPAFSITGRGKASESKAPMPGPGTYTTDKASTVITKRPPAYTMAPRRELKHPSAAVPGPGVYCPEKVEYQRVTTTKHTFSSRMKTERTENAPAPNAYNPEKADRFLREKSPAFSFRTKTDLYKTRDAPAPNIYSPEKSLNSLKNGPKYTLAGKGSAEKHDTTPAPNSYEPQKADKILHEKSPAYTMRSKEIVEKIEQTPAPNVYSPEKSVHALHSAPKFTMLGKVSSTKIEQTPAPNSYNPEKADKVLHESTPAYSFRIKEQQVIRSESPAPNVYSPEKSMHVLDSAPKFTMSGKGPSDKIPDTPGPNVYCPDKADKLLHESSPAYTFRTKDQIINKNNNPAPNVYAPENSIHMLDSSPRFTIAGKGHSPKIENVPAPNAYSPDKADKILHDSSPAYTFRPKHASDKPSDTPAPNMYDPHLLDGTPKFSLYGRGLDPKPSDTPAPNVYDPRVSDGAPKFTMSGKGITSKPSDVPAPNAYNPHLPENSPKFSLSGKGRDGKPLETPGPNYYDPQIPSSTPKYTIAGKGPEGKFPDVPGPNVYNPHLLDGAPKYSLYGKGFTPKPFETPGPAAYDPNLPHNAPRYTICGKGPDSKVSDVPAPNVYDPHMLDNTPKFTIAGKGKPDKISDTPAPNSYDPDKHRLDGTPKYTFGTKGPSEKIPDNPPPNAYNPEKADNILHEHSPAYTFRPKIENGKIPDTPAPNYYNPDKSDKVVHGSSPAYTFRPKIENEKPMNNPAPNAYNPEKANNVILEKTPAYTLAPKGKDPKISDVPAPNVYNPEKADKILLDNAPRYSFRIKTKPPKPDDVPAPNNYNPDKADKVLLPNAPQYTFRIKSNTLKVLDTPAPNSYTLPLPVKTPLYTISGRHKEPIDERIKVPAPGSYNPEKGYKFVLTYSPQYTFGVKIHTDKFADSPAPNTYRIPSVLDSPVYTMSGRHKVPLDDRAKVPAPGTYSPEKVQLDKKPNITFGIKHSPLLGQLKPIEPRRVVNEFIENEIKTSNVNDVNRTNVNVRQEINAHNYNQSTNTERVVTQNVNDTVDSSDIQNGLRTHVTQVRTNEIRSTTVTPEPVQETLTQEIVWIPEQTQRRGSYTIEKSDGNGFVERYSNSEVIPVENGVMRVSGGGERSASNTQEHSNEVIQREGFVQSVDKAVQRASANERSQRATEQVLVDSDVKHLPNGGIAKTTTTTTIKKVGTAAKTANATTTVTRTKTAVTSRDVGTK is encoded by the exons ATGCCACCGGTTCTCGGCGAAGCGCGAGAGGGCAGTAAACGTGCGGCACCCGCGTTCAGCATAACCGGGAGGGGGAAAGCGTCCGAGTCGAAGGCGCCTATGCCTGGCCCTGGAACGTACACAACGGATAAGGCTTCCACTGTGATAACGAAGAGGCCACCAGCTTATACGATGGCTCCAAGGCGCGAATTGAAACACCCGTCCGCGGCTGTGCCTGGACCCGGAGTGTACTGTCCAGAGAAG gtTGAATATCAAAGAGTTACAACCACGAAGCACACGTTTTCAAGCAGAATGAAAACTGAGCGAACAGAAAATGCTCCTGCACCTAATGCTTACAATCCAGAGAAAGCGGATAGGTTTTTAAGAGAAAAGTCACCCGCTTTTTCATTCAGAACGAAAACTGACTTGTACAAAACACGCGATGCCCCCGCACCCAATATTTATTCACCTGAAAAGTCtcttaattcattaaaaaatggaCCGAAATATACCTTAGCAGGAAAAGGATCTGCTGAAAAACATGATACAACTCCTGCGCCTAATTCATATGAACCGCAAAAAgctgataaaatattacatgaaaaATCACCTGCTTATACTATGAGATCTAAAGAAATAGTCGAAAAAATAGAGCAAACGCCTGCACCTAACGTGTATTCGCCAGAAAAATCTGTTCATGCCTTACACAGTGCGCCCAAATTTACTATGTTGGGCAAAGTTAGTTCAACTAAAATAGAACAAACCCCAGCTCCTAACAGCTATAACCCTGAAAAAGCAGACAAAGTCTTACATGAGAGTACGCCAGCTTATTCGTTTAGAATTAAGGAACAACAGGTAATAAGAAGTGAATCACCAGCACCCAATGTATATTCCCCAGAAAAATCTATGCATGTTTTGGATAGTGCACCAAAGTTCACTATGAGTGGTAAAGGTCCATCGGATAAAATTCCTGATACTCCAGGCCCAAATGTGTATTGTCCAGATAAAGCAGACAAATTATTGCACGAATCGTCTCCTGCATATACGTTTCGGACTAAAGATCAGatcataaataagaataataaccCAGCACCAAATGTGTATGCTCCtgaaaattcaattcataTGTTGGATAGTTCACCGCGATTTACGATTGCTGGTAAAGGACATTCCCCTAAAATTGAGAATGTCCCTGCTCCTAACGCATATTCACCCGATAAAGCGGATAAAATTCTTCATGATAGTAGTCCTGCATACACTTTTCGTCCAAAACATGCTAGCGATAAGCCGAGTGATACACCAGCGCCTAATATGTATGATCCTCACTTATTAGATGGAACAccaaaatttagtttatatggGCGAGGTCTCGATCCTAAGCCCTCTGATACACCTgctccaaatgtttatgatcCCCGTGTATCGGATGGAGCTCCAAAATTCACGATGTCTGGTAAAGGGATTACTAGTAAGCCTTCAGATGTTCCAGCACCGAATGCATATAATCCCCACCTTCCAGAAAATTCACCGAAATTTTCTTTGTCAGGTAAAGGCCGAGATGGAAAGCCTTTAGAAACACCAGGACCTAACTATTACGATCCTCAGATTCCTAGTAGTACTCCTAAGTACACTATAGCCGGAAAAGGTCCTGAAGGAAAGTTCCCCGACGTTCCAGGTCCTAACGTTTATAATCCCCACTTACTTGACGGCGCTCCTAAGTATAGTTTATATGGAAAAGGTTTTACACCAAAGCCATTTGAAACTCCCGGGCCAGCCGCATATGATCCTAACTTACCACATAATGCTCCAAGATATACTATTTGTGGGAAAGGACCTGATTCAAAAGTGTCTGACGTGCCAGCTCCAAACGTGTATGATCCACACATGCTCGATAATACCCCGAAGTTTACTATTGCTGGCAAAGGTAAACCAGACAAAATTTCAGACACACCAGCTCCTAATTCGTATGATCCAGACAAACATAGACTAGATGGAACACCAAAATATACTTTTGGAACAAAGGGACCATCAGAAAAAATTCCAGACAATCCTCCTCCTAATGCGTACAACCCAGAGAAAGCAGATAATATTCTACACGAACATTCACCAGCATATACGTTTAGacctaaaattgaaaatggtAAGATCCCAGACACGCCGGCACCCAATTACTATAATCCCGATAAAAGTGATAAAGTCGTACATGGATCAAGTCCGGCTTATACATTCCGGCCAAAAATAGAAAACGAAAAACCAATGAATAACCCCGCTCCTAATGCATATAATCCAGAAAAggcaaataatgttattttagagAAAACTCCAGCTTATACTTTAGCACCTAAGGGAAAAGATCCTAAAATTAGTGACGTTCCTGCACCTAATGTATATAATCCAGAAAAGGctgataagattttattagataatgcACCTCGATACTcatttagaataaaaacaaagccACCAAAGCCAGATGATGTTCCTGCTCCAAATAATTACAACCCAGACAAAGCTGACAAAGTGTTGCTACCAAACGCTCCACAATATACTTTCAGAATCAAATCCAATACGCTGAAGGTTTTGGATACTCCAG CCCCCAATTCGTACACACTCCCATTGCCCGTGAAAACTCCGCTTTACACGATATCGGGTCGTCACAAGGAGCCAATCGATGAACGGATAAAAGTTCCCGCTCCAGGAAGTTACAACCCGGAAAAGGGATACAAGTTCGTTTTGACTTATTCGCCCCAGTATACATTTGGCGTTAAGATTCATACGGATAAGTTTGCGGATTCACCAG CACCGAACACGTACCGTATCCCGTCGGTACTGGACTCGCCGGTGTACACGATGTCGGGCCGCCACAAGGTGCCGCTCGACGATCGGGCCAAAGTACCAGCGCCTGGCACATACTCACCAGAAAAG GTGCAGCTGGATAAAAAACCAAACATAACCTTTGGTATCAAACATTCGCCTTTGCTTGGACAGTTGAAACCAATAGAGCCCCGTCGGGTCGTCAACGAATTCATTGAAAACGAGATTAAAACGAGTAACGTTAATGACGTAAATCGAACAAACGTTAATGTGCGCCAAGAAATTAACGCTCATAATTATAACCAATCCACTAACACGGAGAGAGTCGTCACACAGAATGTAAATGACACTGTAGACTCGTCAGACATACAAAATGGCTTACGCACTCACGTCACACAAGTGAGAACCAACGAAATACGGAGTACTACAGTCACACCGGAACCAGTCCAAGAAACGCTAACGCAAGAGATTGTATGGATCCCAGAACAAACGCAACGTCGTGGCTCTTATACGATCGAAAAGTCCGATGGCAACGGTTTTGTTGAACGCTACAGCAATAGCGAAGTGATTCCCGTAGAAAACGGAGTCATGAGAGTGTCTGGTGGTGGGGAAAGAAGCGCGTCTAACACTCAAGAACATAGCAATGAAGTTATTCAAAGAGAGGGATTCGTTCAGAGCGTTGATAAAGCAGTTCAGAGAGCAAGTGCGAATGAGAGATCTCAACGGGCAACAGAACAAGTTCTTGTGGATTCTGATGTGAAACATCTCCCCAACGGGGGCATCGCTAAAACAACTACAACTACCACTATTAAGAAAGTGGGAACTGCTGCTAAGACAGCCAACGCTACTACGACAGTAACTCGTACAAAAACAGCTGTTACATCGAGAGATGTTGgtacaaaataa